A stretch of the Candidatus Curtissbacteria bacterium genome encodes the following:
- a CDS encoding cysteine peptidase family C39 domain-containing protein encodes MAMIDMPYVKQPDPKSCALACYTMVAKYFFPEITFEQIAEISNWQKGYVVWAFKFWLWIMDKGVHVNEYDTLDYEAWAKNGLIGLKNSVPEKEFEYYLENSKDLETYTSDINKVLKHQNFTLVKEKPTFELLENAVKNDGVCEVVLDSRTLRDREGFSLHRVVVLGISDDEVIFHDPAYAPNTKVSKEKFMSSWLEAVPEPELCIYKTGNGKTN; translated from the coding sequence ATGGCAATGATTGATATGCCTTATGTAAAACAGCCAGATCCAAAATCTTGTGCCTTAGCTTGCTACACAATGGTTGCAAAATACTTTTTTCCAGAGATTACTTTTGAACAAATAGCAGAAATATCCAATTGGCAAAAAGGATATGTGGTATGGGCTTTCAAGTTTTGGCTTTGGATTATGGATAAAGGAGTACATGTAAATGAATATGATACTCTTGATTATGAAGCCTGGGCAAAAAACGGTCTCATCGGCCTAAAAAACTCAGTACCCGAAAAAGAATTTGAGTATTACTTGGAAAATTCTAAAGACTTGGAAACATATACATCAGATATTAATAAAGTGTTAAAACATCAAAATTTTACTTTAGTAAAAGAAAAACCGACCTTTGAACTATTGGAAAACGCCGTTAAGAATGATGGGGTTTGTGAAGTAGTACTCGATTCCAGGACACTCAGAGATCGTGAGGGTTTTTCGCTTCATAGAGTTGTTGTGTTAGGAATAAGTGATGATGAAGTTATTTTTCATGACCCAGCTTATGCCCCAAACACAAAAGTTTCAAAAGAAAAATTTATGAGTTCTTGGCTTGAAGCAGTGCCTGAGCCTGAGCTTTGTATTTATAAGACTGGCAATGGAAAAACAAATTAA